One window of Sporosarcina sp. 6E9 genomic DNA carries:
- a CDS encoding methionine ABC transporter permease, with protein MIENLFPHVDWAKMWEATLETLYMTAMSTVFTFVIGLALGVLLFLSGPGQLWANKLISTLAGAFVNLFRSIPFIILIILLIPFTKFLLGTIRGPEAALPALIIGAAPFYGRMVLIALQEIDRGVIEAAKSMGAKTSTIIFKVLLPESMPALISGITVTAIALVGYTAMAGVIGAGGLGTLAFLDGFQRSREDVTIMATILILIVVFIIQFIGDFAVKKLDKR; from the coding sequence ATGATTGAAAACCTATTTCCGCATGTCGACTGGGCTAAAATGTGGGAAGCGACCTTAGAAACGCTTTATATGACAGCGATGTCGACAGTATTCACATTTGTCATTGGATTGGCGTTAGGCGTATTGTTATTCCTCTCTGGACCAGGACAATTATGGGCGAATAAGTTGATTTCTACGCTTGCAGGGGCATTCGTCAATCTATTCCGATCGATCCCGTTTATCATATTAATTATTCTACTCATTCCATTTACAAAATTTCTACTGGGTACGATACGCGGACCAGAGGCAGCTTTACCTGCATTAATTATCGGTGCTGCACCATTCTATGGCCGTATGGTTTTAATTGCGTTACAGGAAATCGATAGAGGTGTCATTGAAGCTGCAAAATCGATGGGTGCAAAAACTTCTACGATTATTTTTAAGGTTTTATTACCAGAATCAATGCCTGCTTTAATTTCTGGAATTACCGTTACGGCTATTGCGCTTGTAGGGTATACGGCAATGGCGGGTGTTATCGGGGCAGGAGGACTAGGTACACTAGCCTTTTTGGATGGATTCCAACGAAGCCGTGAAGACGTTACGATAATGGCAACCATTCTAATTTTAATCGTCGTGTTTATCATTCAATTTATCGGAGATTTCGCTGTTAAAAAGTTAGACAAAAGATAA
- a CDS encoding ABC transporter permease → MARYLLKRIGYILISLLFIITITFGLMKLAPSGPFTSERKTSPAIERQMQEAYGLNDPIHEQYFNYLISAAKFDFGPSFKYEGQQVTDIIKRSFPYSLILGLEAIFIALAFGVLFGTVAAIRHNKGSDYTVMVIAILGISVPSFVMATILQYIFSMQLSLLPIARFESFAHTILPAFALATTPLAFIARLMRSSMLEVLNADYIKTAKSKGLSERVVIYKHGLRNAILPVVSYMGPLVAGILTGSFIIEKIFGIPGLGREFVESVTNRDYTVIMGTTVFFSVLLLISILIVDLIYGWVDPRIKLANKGANS, encoded by the coding sequence TTGGCTAGATACTTACTTAAACGAATTGGCTACATTCTAATTTCCCTGTTATTTATTATCACAATCACATTTGGACTAATGAAATTAGCACCGAGTGGGCCTTTTACATCCGAACGAAAAACATCTCCTGCAATCGAACGACAAATGCAGGAAGCATACGGATTAAATGACCCTATTCATGAACAGTATTTTAATTATTTGATTAGCGCTGCCAAATTTGATTTTGGCCCTTCATTTAAATATGAAGGTCAACAAGTTACGGATATTATTAAAAGAAGTTTTCCCTACTCTTTAATTCTAGGATTGGAGGCCATTTTTATCGCATTGGCTTTCGGTGTGTTGTTTGGGACCGTTGCTGCCATTCGGCATAATAAGGGAAGTGACTATACCGTCATGGTGATTGCGATTTTGGGGATTTCTGTCCCGAGCTTTGTTATGGCGACAATCCTACAATATATTTTTTCAATGCAATTGTCTTTGTTGCCAATTGCTCGATTCGAGTCTTTTGCCCATACGATATTGCCGGCATTTGCACTAGCAACGACACCGCTCGCGTTTATTGCCAGGTTAATGCGGTCTAGTATGTTAGAAGTGTTGAATGCGGATTATATCAAAACAGCAAAATCAAAAGGATTATCGGAACGCGTAGTTATCTATAAACACGGACTTAGAAATGCAATTTTACCAGTTGTATCCTACATGGGGCCATTGGTAGCCGGCATATTAACCGGTAGTTTTATAATCGAAAAGATATTTGGAATTCCAGGTTTAGGCCGCGAGTTTGTTGAAAGTGTCACAAATCGAGATTACACAGTTATTATGGGGACTACCGTATTTTTCAGTGTCCTATTACTTATATCCATTTTGATAGTCGATCTTATTTACGGCTGGGTTGATCCACGGATAAAACTGGCAAATAAGGGGGCTAATAGTTAA
- a CDS encoding acyl-CoA dehydrogenase family protein, with product MTELKTANLIKGGAFLIEDIEADRVFTPEDFTEEQKMIAKTTEDYVLNEVVPVIDNLENHEFEHSVRLLKKAGDLGLLGADVPEEYGGLGLDAISSALISEKMSRAGGFSITHGAHVGIGTLPIVLFGTEEQKEKYLPNSVTGDKISAYALTEPGSGSDALGASANAKLNEAGTHYILNGEKQWITNAGFADVFVVYAKIDGDKFSTFIVEKDFPGVSVGAEEKKMGIKSSSTRTLILQDAEVPVENLLGEVGRGHVIAFNILNIGRYKLGVGTVGGSKRALQLAIEYANGRKQFKTPISSFNLTKEKLATMASRTYAAESLVYRTIGYFEERNSAMTAEERKDGKAIAASIAEYAIECSINKIVGSELLDYVADEAVQLHGGYGFMAEYEVERIYRDSRINRIFEGTNEINRLLVPGTFMRKALKGELPLLEKAQGLQEELLMMMPEEIGDEALAQEKVLVKNAKKIGLLVAGLAAQRFGTKLEQEQEILVNIADIASNVFGMESALLRTEKAIARNGEEKEKQKILYTEVFCQEAFAEIEKDAKEVLLAAVEGDNQRMMLSALRKLTRSTPYNIIAKKREASEKLIDVERYIV from the coding sequence ATGACTGAATTGAAAACAGCAAACTTAATTAAAGGTGGCGCTTTTCTAATTGAAGACATCGAAGCAGATCGTGTCTTCACGCCAGAGGATTTTACTGAAGAGCAGAAAATGATTGCGAAAACAACTGAAGACTATGTATTAAATGAAGTTGTTCCTGTCATCGATAACTTAGAAAACCATGAATTTGAGCACTCCGTTCGTTTATTGAAAAAAGCGGGTGATTTAGGTCTTCTAGGGGCAGATGTTCCAGAAGAATACGGTGGACTTGGATTAGATGCCATTTCATCAGCGCTAATCTCTGAGAAAATGTCACGTGCGGGCGGCTTTTCAATTACACACGGTGCCCATGTCGGCATCGGAACATTGCCAATCGTATTATTCGGTACGGAAGAACAAAAAGAAAAATATCTACCAAACTCCGTTACGGGAGATAAAATCTCAGCTTACGCATTAACTGAACCCGGTTCTGGATCAGATGCATTGGGTGCCAGCGCAAATGCGAAGCTCAATGAAGCAGGAACGCATTACATTTTAAATGGTGAAAAACAATGGATTACGAACGCTGGATTTGCCGATGTTTTCGTTGTTTATGCAAAAATTGACGGCGATAAATTCTCAACATTTATCGTTGAAAAAGACTTCCCAGGCGTATCTGTCGGTGCGGAAGAAAAGAAAATGGGGATTAAATCATCTTCTACACGTACGCTAATTCTTCAAGACGCAGAAGTACCTGTTGAAAACTTATTAGGTGAAGTGGGACGCGGTCACGTAATTGCGTTTAACATTTTAAATATTGGCCGGTATAAACTGGGAGTTGGGACAGTTGGTGGATCAAAACGCGCGCTTCAATTGGCAATTGAATATGCAAATGGACGAAAACAGTTTAAAACGCCTATCTCTTCATTTAATTTAACAAAAGAAAAGCTCGCGACAATGGCTTCACGTACCTATGCGGCTGAAAGTTTAGTCTACCGCACGATTGGTTATTTTGAAGAACGAAATAGCGCAATGACTGCTGAAGAACGTAAAGATGGAAAAGCAATTGCAGCTTCGATTGCAGAATATGCAATTGAATGTTCGATCAATAAAATTGTCGGTTCGGAATTACTAGACTATGTTGCTGACGAAGCGGTTCAACTTCATGGTGGATACGGCTTTATGGCGGAATACGAAGTCGAACGCATTTACCGTGATTCCCGTATCAATAGAATTTTTGAAGGAACCAATGAAATTAACCGCTTGCTCGTACCCGGAACTTTCATGAGAAAAGCATTAAAAGGTGAATTGCCGTTACTGGAAAAAGCGCAGGGATTACAAGAAGAACTCCTTATGATGATGCCTGAAGAAATCGGCGACGAGGCCCTTGCACAAGAGAAAGTGTTGGTGAAAAACGCGAAAAAGATTGGACTGTTAGTAGCGGGTCTTGCAGCGCAGCGTTTCGGTACAAAACTTGAACAAGAACAAGAGATTCTCGTCAACATCGCGGATATCGCAAGCAATGTATTTGGTATGGAATCTGCACTTCTTCGTACGGAAAAAGCAATTGCACGTAACGGCGAGGAAAAAGAAAAACAAAAAATCCTTTACACGGAGGTATTCTGTCAAGAAGCCTTTGCAGAAATCGAAAAGGATGCAAAAGAAGTTTTATTGGCAGCGGTTGAAGGCGACAACCAGCGCATGATGCTTTCAGCGCTTCGAAAATTAACGCGTTCAACGCCTTACAATATCATCGCGAAGAAAAGAGAAGCTTCCGAAAAACTCATTGATGTAGAAAGATATATCGTCTAA
- a CDS encoding toprim domain-containing protein has product MEFEKVLIVEGKSDRIRVSRILAEPIEIICTHGTISPYHLEELLASYEQHEMYVFMDADEDGEKTRALFKREYPLAIHLYTEKVYKEVETTPYNVLAAVLQAAHFEVRAEFL; this is encoded by the coding sequence ATGGAATTTGAAAAAGTACTGATTGTAGAAGGTAAATCAGATCGTATAAGAGTCAGTCGGATACTTGCTGAACCAATTGAAATTATCTGTACACATGGTACGATAAGTCCGTATCATTTAGAAGAATTGCTAGCTTCTTATGAACAACATGAGATGTATGTCTTTATGGATGCGGATGAAGATGGTGAAAAAACGCGAGCACTTTTCAAGAGAGAATACCCATTGGCAATTCATCTTTACACGGAAAAAGTATATAAAGAAGTCGAAACGACACCCTATAATGTACTAGCCGCGGTGCTTCAAGCAGCACATTTTGAGGTCCGCGCTGAATTTTTATAG
- a CDS encoding acetyl-CoA C-acetyltransferase — translation MREAVIVAGARTPVGRAKRGSLANVRPDDLGAIAVKETLKRAGGYDGPIDDLIIGCAMPEAEQGMNMARNIGALAGLPDTTPAITVNRFCSSGLQTIAYGAERIMLGASKAILAGGAESMSMVPMMGNVVRPNVKLAETAPQYYMGMGHTAEQVATKYGVSREDQDAFAVRSHERAAAAIATGKFNDGIVPVEVTQRYVNDDGKAAEKKFMFEMDEGVRHGTTTEVLARLRPAFSVTGSVTAGNSSQTSDGAGAVLIMDREVAEAEGLKPIAKFRSFAVGGVPPEVMGIGPIVAVPKALEIAGLSIEDIDLWELNEAFASQSLQVIRHLGLDMDKVNVNGGAIALGHPLGATGSILTIRMLDELKRQNKQFGVVTMCIGGGMGAAGVFELL, via the coding sequence ATGCGTGAAGCAGTAATTGTAGCCGGTGCACGAACGCCGGTTGGAAGAGCGAAAAGAGGTTCACTGGCAAACGTTCGTCCGGATGATCTAGGAGCGATTGCAGTAAAGGAAACATTAAAGCGCGCGGGTGGTTACGACGGACCAATCGATGATTTAATTATTGGTTGTGCGATGCCAGAAGCGGAACAAGGAATGAATATGGCACGGAATATCGGCGCGCTAGCAGGACTTCCAGATACAACACCCGCAATTACCGTCAACCGATTTTGTTCCTCAGGCTTGCAAACAATTGCTTACGGAGCAGAGCGGATTATGCTTGGGGCTTCAAAAGCGATTCTTGCAGGTGGGGCGGAATCGATGAGCATGGTTCCAATGATGGGGAATGTTGTTCGTCCCAACGTGAAATTAGCAGAAACAGCACCACAATATTATATGGGAATGGGCCATACCGCTGAGCAAGTCGCAACAAAATATGGTGTAAGCCGCGAAGATCAAGATGCATTTGCGGTTCGTTCCCATGAGAGAGCTGCAGCAGCGATTGCTACTGGCAAGTTTAATGATGGAATTGTTCCAGTAGAAGTGACTCAGCGTTATGTTAATGACGATGGGAAAGCTGCGGAAAAGAAGTTCATGTTTGAAATGGATGAAGGGGTTCGTCATGGCACAACGACAGAAGTGCTCGCACGTTTACGTCCAGCATTTTCTGTAACGGGTTCAGTAACTGCGGGCAACTCATCACAAACATCAGACGGTGCAGGTGCAGTCTTAATCATGGATCGTGAAGTGGCGGAAGCGGAAGGATTGAAGCCAATCGCTAAGTTCCGGTCATTCGCAGTTGGGGGCGTTCCGCCAGAAGTGATGGGAATTGGTCCAATTGTAGCGGTTCCGAAAGCGCTAGAAATTGCTGGATTATCCATCGAAGACATCGATTTATGGGAATTAAACGAGGCGTTCGCATCTCAATCCCTTCAAGTCATCCGTCACCTCGGTCTTGATATGGATAAAGTGAATGTCAACGGCGGAGCCATCGCGCTCGGTCATCCACTTGGCGCAACTGGCTCAATTTTAACCATTCGCATGTTGGATGAACTAAAACGTCAAAACAAGCAATTCGGTGTCGTGACAATGTGTATCGGCGGCGGAATGGGTGCCGCAGGCGTATTTGAGTTGTTATAA
- a CDS encoding peptide ABC transporter substrate-binding protein codes for MKKSWLALLVLVFTMSMILAACGDEKTGEKEGTSGEKEETGKLAADQTLNVNIRSEPPSLNPALATDTTSGAVLNQTFEGLMRVNQEGKVEEAMAESYEMSDDGLKYTFKIREGAKWSNGDAVSAKDFEYAWKWVLDPANVDTDYAYQLYMIKGAEAAKENGGSLDDVAVTAEDDQTLVVELEQATAYFLELTAFYTFFPVNASVAEANPNWAQDQSDTYVTNGPFLMDSWKHKDEIVLKKNPEYWDADTVKLETITMVMIEDENTAKQMYDKGEIDWLGSPTDSIPLAAIPSYKKDDVLNISPLAGVYYYAFNTEAEPFNNVNIRKAFAMAINRQGIVDNITQAEQAPAMALVPPSIFEENAEGYFKDNDIEEAKKLMEKGLEELGLSEMPTIKLSYNTSEAHGSIAQAVQDMWKKNLEINVELHNEEWGVYLDSMGAGDFQVGRMGWLADFNDAINFLEIFETKGGNNYTNWENSEYQGLLKESRTETDAKAREDLLRKAEDIFMDELPLAPLYFYTNVWTNKDKVKNVEVSPLGLVQYKWGYIAEE; via the coding sequence ATGAAGAAAAGTTGGTTAGCATTACTAGTTTTAGTGTTTACTATGAGTATGATTTTAGCGGCTTGTGGTGATGAGAAAACTGGTGAAAAAGAAGGAACATCCGGTGAAAAGGAAGAAACAGGTAAGCTAGCGGCGGATCAAACGTTGAATGTGAACATCAGATCGGAACCGCCTTCATTAAACCCAGCCCTAGCGACAGATACTACTTCAGGTGCGGTATTAAACCAGACGTTTGAAGGTTTAATGCGTGTAAACCAAGAAGGTAAAGTTGAAGAAGCTATGGCAGAGAGCTACGAAATGTCTGACGACGGCTTAAAATACACATTCAAAATCCGAGAAGGTGCAAAATGGTCTAACGGAGATGCTGTTTCAGCAAAAGATTTTGAATACGCTTGGAAGTGGGTACTTGATCCAGCTAATGTGGACACAGACTACGCCTATCAACTTTATATGATTAAAGGTGCCGAAGCTGCTAAAGAAAACGGCGGGTCCCTAGATGATGTAGCCGTTACAGCCGAAGATGATCAAACATTGGTTGTCGAGTTAGAACAAGCAACAGCCTATTTCCTTGAATTGACAGCGTTTTATACGTTCTTTCCCGTCAATGCGAGTGTAGCAGAAGCAAATCCTAACTGGGCACAAGACCAATCTGACACATACGTAACAAATGGTCCATTCCTTATGGATTCTTGGAAACATAAAGATGAGATTGTTTTGAAGAAAAATCCTGAATATTGGGATGCAGATACAGTTAAGTTAGAAACAATCACGATGGTAATGATTGAAGATGAAAATACAGCGAAACAAATGTATGACAAAGGTGAAATCGATTGGCTCGGTTCTCCAACAGACTCCATTCCGTTGGCAGCTATCCCATCATACAAAAAAGACGATGTATTAAACATTTCACCACTTGCAGGCGTTTATTACTACGCGTTTAACACAGAAGCAGAACCATTTAACAACGTAAATATTCGTAAAGCATTCGCTATGGCGATTAATCGTCAAGGGATTGTAGACAATATTACGCAAGCCGAGCAAGCACCGGCAATGGCATTGGTTCCACCTTCGATTTTCGAAGAAAATGCAGAAGGTTACTTTAAAGATAATGATATTGAAGAAGCTAAAAAGTTGATGGAAAAAGGGTTAGAAGAATTAGGTTTAAGTGAAATGCCAACGATTAAACTTTCTTATAATACAAGTGAAGCACATGGATCGATTGCGCAAGCAGTTCAAGATATGTGGAAAAAGAATTTAGAAATCAATGTTGAACTTCACAATGAAGAGTGGGGTGTCTATCTTGACTCCATGGGCGCAGGTGACTTCCAAGTCGGACGTATGGGTTGGCTTGCTGACTTTAACGATGCGATCAACTTCCTAGAAATCTTTGAAACTAAGGGTGGAAACAACTATACAAACTGGGAAAACTCGGAGTATCAAGGTTTGTTGAAGGAATCAAGAACTGAGACAGACGCTAAAGCACGTGAAGATTTATTACGTAAAGCAGAAGATATCTTTATGGATGAACTTCCGTTAGCGCCACTTTACTTCTATACAAACGTATGGACGAATAAAGATAAAGTTAAAAACGTTGAAGTATCACCACTAGGTCTCGTTCAATACAAATGGGGCTATATTGCAGAAGAATAA
- a CDS encoding thioredoxin family protein, which yields MDNWTREEWERQLEESDVAVFYLYTPLCGTCAVASKMMNVITVMKPEIPIGKADLNYLEDLAIDYKIESVPCLLIAKEGVLQEKVYAFHSVPDLLMKIS from the coding sequence ATGGATAATTGGACGAGAGAAGAATGGGAAAGACAGCTTGAAGAATCGGATGTTGCGGTATTTTATTTGTACACGCCGCTGTGTGGGACCTGTGCAGTTGCTTCGAAAATGATGAATGTAATCACCGTCATGAAGCCAGAAATCCCAATCGGAAAGGCTGATTTGAATTACCTTGAGGACTTGGCCATCGATTATAAAATTGAAAGTGTGCCTTGCCTTCTCATCGCAAAAGAAGGCGTTCTACAAGAGAAGGTTTATGCATTTCATTCAGTACCCGATCTACTAATGAAAATTAGTTGA
- a CDS encoding methionine ABC transporter ATP-binding protein: MIQLKNVNKVFGEGANSIVAVDGVTFDIAEGEIFGVIGYSGAGKSTLIRLLNGLEMPTSGAITIGGLEISAIKGQQLRKARQKVSMIFQHFNLLWSRTVKDNIAFPLEIANVPKVERDRKVAELIELVGLKGRENAYPSELSGGQKQRVGIARALANDPEVLLCDEATSALDPETTDSILNLLTDINERLGLTIVLITHEMHVIRKICHRVAVMEEGKVVEMGNVLEVFHSPREPITKRFLSQVTEPSETIVAMEHIKEEFPSGTLIKLVFVGERTGQPVITSLIRKFMIDVNIVQGNIAQTHDGAYGTLILQLVGEESIIQEAIHYLNEQDVRTEVIGND; encoded by the coding sequence ATGATTCAGTTAAAAAATGTAAACAAAGTCTTCGGTGAAGGCGCAAATTCTATCGTTGCCGTCGACGGCGTCACCTTCGATATCGCTGAAGGCGAAATCTTCGGCGTTATTGGCTATAGTGGTGCAGGAAAGAGTACACTCATTCGACTCCTAAATGGACTAGAGATGCCAACGAGTGGAGCAATCACAATTGGCGGTTTAGAAATCTCAGCCATTAAAGGACAACAATTAAGGAAAGCCCGGCAAAAAGTTAGCATGATATTCCAACACTTTAACTTGCTATGGTCAAGAACCGTTAAAGATAATATTGCATTTCCACTTGAAATCGCAAATGTACCTAAAGTGGAACGCGATAGAAAAGTTGCTGAACTAATCGAGCTGGTAGGCTTAAAGGGACGAGAGAATGCCTACCCATCTGAATTATCGGGCGGCCAAAAGCAACGGGTAGGAATTGCGCGTGCACTCGCCAATGATCCAGAGGTATTGCTTTGTGATGAAGCAACATCTGCACTTGATCCTGAAACGACAGATTCGATACTAAATCTACTTACTGACATCAATGAGCGACTAGGGTTGACGATTGTACTCATTACACATGAAATGCATGTCATCCGAAAGATTTGTCATCGGGTTGCAGTTATGGAAGAAGGTAAAGTTGTCGAAATGGGCAATGTTCTTGAGGTGTTCCATTCGCCAAGGGAGCCGATTACAAAACGTTTCTTATCGCAAGTGACGGAACCATCAGAAACAATAGTGGCGATGGAACATATTAAAGAAGAATTCCCATCAGGAACCCTTATAAAACTTGTTTTTGTAGGTGAACGAACTGGACAGCCTGTAATTACGAGCCTGATTCGAAAGTTTATGATTGACGTCAATATTGTACAAGGGAATATAGCCCAAACGCATGATGGTGCATACGGCACGCTCATTCTTCAATTAGTCGGGGAAGAGTCGATTATCCAGGAAGCGATCCATTATCTTAATGAACAAGATGTCCGGACGGAGGTGATCGGCAATGATTGA
- the gcvH gene encoding glycine cleavage system protein GcvH has translation MNTPKEFKYSEEHEWVKDEDGKYRIGITHFAQSELGDIVFVELPEVGDEITADEPFGSVESVKTVSELYAPISGKVVEVNEELEDSPEFVNESPYEQAWMIVVEPSNVSELDALMSAEDYDKMTIE, from the coding sequence ATGAACACACCAAAGGAATTTAAGTATTCAGAAGAACATGAGTGGGTAAAAGATGAAGACGGTAAGTACCGTATTGGAATCACACACTTTGCACAGTCTGAACTAGGCGATATTGTTTTCGTTGAGTTACCTGAAGTTGGCGATGAGATAACTGCAGACGAGCCTTTCGGTAGCGTTGAATCAGTTAAAACAGTTTCCGAGTTATATGCGCCTATTAGCGGAAAAGTAGTTGAAGTGAACGAAGAGCTAGAAGATAGCCCGGAGTTTGTGAACGAATCTCCTTACGAACAAGCGTGGATGATTGTTGTTGAACCATCTAATGTTTCTGAATTGGATGCACTTATGTCAGCTGAAGACTATGACAAAATGACAATCGAGTAA
- a CDS encoding arsenate reductase family protein: MKLTYYGYPKCSTCRKAKKSLESYGVTFEEINIAENPPSEDELREMIAASELDIKKFFNTSGNVYRELKLKDKLPTMTEDEKIKLLSSNGMLIKRPIVYGNGKTTVGFKEETFEKVWR; encoded by the coding sequence ATGAAACTGACCTATTACGGATACCCTAAATGCAGTACGTGCAGAAAAGCGAAAAAGTCGCTGGAGTCGTATGGTGTTACTTTTGAAGAAATAAATATTGCTGAAAACCCGCCAAGCGAAGATGAACTTCGTGAAATGATTGCGGCGTCTGAGTTGGATATTAAAAAGTTTTTCAATACGAGCGGAAATGTTTATCGTGAGCTTAAGTTGAAAGATAAATTACCAACAATGACGGAAGATGAAAAAATTAAGCTATTATCATCAAACGGCATGTTGATCAAGAGACCAATTGTATATGGCAATGGAAAAACAACCGTTGGATTCAAAGAAGAAACGTTTGAAAAAGTCTGGAGATAA
- a CDS encoding MetQ/NlpA family ABC transporter substrate-binding protein produces the protein MKKVLSAILLAALVLTLVACGTKNEGDKNNASSDGGNAQEEKTLVVGASNIPHAIILEKVKPMLKEEGVDLVIDQYTDYIMPNTDLDSGEIDANYFQHIPYLESQMSDHGYDFVNAGEIHIEPIGVYSKKYKSLKELPDGATILMSNSIADHGRVLAMLEAQGLIKLNEDIKKTTAEVKDIIDNPKNINFEADYEAALLPQLYNNDEGDAVLINSNYAIDAGLNPMEDSIALEDSDSPYVNVIAVRKGDEEKAEIKALINALKSKEIQDFIIEEWKGSVVPVK, from the coding sequence ATGAAAAAAGTACTATCAGCAATTTTATTAGCAGCACTTGTTCTGACATTAGTAGCTTGCGGAACAAAAAACGAAGGTGACAAAAACAATGCGAGCAGTGACGGCGGAAATGCTCAAGAAGAAAAAACGCTAGTTGTTGGTGCTTCGAATATACCGCATGCAATTATTTTAGAAAAAGTTAAACCAATGTTGAAAGAAGAAGGCGTTGATCTTGTCATAGACCAATACACAGATTACATCATGCCAAACACGGACCTGGACTCTGGTGAAATTGACGCAAACTACTTTCAACATATACCGTATCTAGAATCTCAAATGAGTGATCATGGCTATGATTTCGTGAATGCGGGTGAAATCCATATTGAACCAATCGGCGTTTATTCGAAAAAGTATAAGTCTCTTAAGGAACTTCCAGATGGAGCAACGATCTTAATGAGTAACTCTATCGCCGATCATGGACGTGTACTTGCAATGCTTGAAGCACAAGGGCTTATCAAGCTGAACGAGGACATTAAGAAAACGACTGCTGAAGTAAAAGACATCATCGATAATCCTAAAAATATCAATTTTGAAGCGGATTATGAAGCGGCTTTATTACCACAACTTTACAACAATGATGAAGGCGATGCAGTGTTGATTAACTCAAACTATGCCATAGATGCAGGCTTGAATCCAATGGAAGATTCAATAGCGCTTGAAGATTCGGATTCACCATACGTGAATGTGATTGCTGTTCGCAAAGGTGATGAGGAAAAAGCTGAAATAAAAGCGTTGATCAATGCATTGAAATCAAAAGAAATTCAGGACTTTATCATAGAAGAATGGAAAGGCTCAGTTGTTCCAGTAAAATAA